One bacterium genomic window, CGGCCGGCGTCGTGCTGGCGGTGGTGGACCCCGGCGTGGGTAGCGACCGCAGGGCCCTGGTCCTGGAGACCGGGTGGGGCTATCTGGTGGGTCCCGACAACGGGATCCTCTCCCCGGCGGCAGCCTTCCTCGGGGGAGTTACGGAGGCCTACGCGATCGAGAACCCGGACGTGATGCTCCCGTCGCGGGGCCGTACGTTCGAGGGGCGGGACCGGTTCGCCCCCGCGGCCGCCGTGCTCGCGGCCGGAGAGGCCCGGCCGCACGAGATGGGGCCGCAGCTGGATCCACGGGTGCTGACGCCGCTCCTGCTTCCCCTGTCCGAGGTGACGGACGAGGGACGGGTGGAGGGTCGGGCCTGGTGGGTGGACACCTACGGCAACGTCCAGACCAACATCACGCCCGAGGACCTGGAGGAGGCCGGCATCGGGCCGGGCGAGCGGGTGGTGGTGCGGGTGGGCATGATGAACTACCGGGTGCCCTGGGTGGGGACGTTCGCGGACGTAGGGGAGGGGCGCCCGCTCCTCCATATCGATTCGGCCGGGCTGATGGCGCTGGCCGTGCGGGGCGGGCGGGCCGACGACCACTTCACGCTCGCCGTGGACTCGTCAGTCGTGATTGCTAGTTGCTAGTGGTGTTTAGTAACACTGACACCGGCCGCTGATCTAGACGATCTGTTCCAAGGGGATGATGACGTCCGATCAGTTAGTTAGTGTCGTTAGTCAATGTGTGCGTGCCAGTCGAGGCTGCCACTGTTTCCCCCCGCTATTGCTTCGCCACGGTCCTCGCCTCGGCGATTCGAAACTCAGAAAGCCCAAGAAGACTGGATCGATCTAATCTAAGACAAGCTACCGCAGACAACTAGCGACTAGCAACTACCGACTAGAAACTAATCTCTACAGGCCCAGCAGTTGGACTGCGAAAACGATCCCGGCCACGCCGATCAAGGCCAGCAGGATCAGCAACGCGATCGCGGTGCCGGACCTCATTCCTCGACGGGTTCTGCGAATCCGCAGTCGAAGACCGCTTCCTCGACGGGTTGTCCGCCCAGCACCACCCGCTCGTAGAACACCACGGTGGCGATCTCCTCGGGCGTGAGGGTATCGCTGAAGGAAGGCATGACCCCGCCCGAACCCACCGCGGTACCGGCGTCACCGTAGGTGTTGCGGCCCGCGGATAGGAAGCCGTCCGTCCCGAGCGAGACCCACTCGATGTGGTCGGTGCACATCGAGAACGTGTCCAGCAGCGTGCCTGCCAAGGCTGGGCCGGACCCGCCCTCGCCGCTGGCGCCATGGCACGAGCTGCAGCTGGAGGGGGCTGCGAACAGGACGCTTCCCTCGCCGACCAGCGCCCGCACGTCCACGCCTCCGGCTGCGCCGCCCGCCTCGTAGACGGAGCCGTCGCAGTTCTCGACCAGGCCGGTCAGCCGATCCACGGAGAGTTGGCCGCCCGGGCCGCAGTTGGGCCCGCCGGCGAAGGCGATCAGGTACGTGAGGCCGATGAGCGGAACGGCGAAGAACAGAGCGGTGAGCCAGCGGGGGAGCGAGGTGGCGACCCGCTCGGTGAGGCCGGCGGTGGCGCCGGTGATCACCGCCTCGAACCGGTGGGCCTCGGCGAGGGTCACCTGCTCGGGCGCCGGAGGGCTTCCGACCGCGGTGGCCGCCATCTCGGGAGCGGGCGGCGGGGGGGCGCCGGCCGGCTCGGGAGCTTCAGGTGCGGTCGGAGGGGCCGACGCGGCAACCGGTGCAGGTGCGTCACGGGCCGGCTCGGGGGCGGCAGGCGCCCCGGCGCCTGCCGGGGGCGCCGTTCCCCCTGCCCACGCGGTCAGCACCTCCTCGAGGGTGAGGCCGTCGGCCTCGGCCCGGGCGATGGCCGATCGTTCCACCAGATGCTCGGGGCTTCCGAGCCGGGCGGCCGCGGCGGCGAGAAGCTCGCTCACGGCGCCGTCTCCCGGGGGCTGGACCGAGGAACCATGACTACTTCAGCTCCGACAGGTAGGTGGCGAGAGCGGTCAGGTCCTGTTCGGACAGATGCGCGTAGGAGGGATGGTTCCCGGACGCGAACACGCTATCGGGGGTTGACAGGAGGATCATGAGTTCGTCGGCGGTCACTGGGCCCGCGTCGCCCCCGTAAGGCGGCCGGCTGCCCACATGGGCCAGGTCGGGACCGATCCGCTGGACCCCGAAGGTGTCGGTCTCCAGCGAGTTGGCCCAGCTCTCGGTTACCGGTCCGAGCCCGACGTCGGCCAGGACGGGTCTCACCAGCTGGGTGTGGCAGTAGCCGCATCCCTGGTTCGAGTAGACGGCCCGGCCCTCGTGGCCGAGGGCGGACAGGGGAGCGTCGGGAACCACGTGCCGGAAGTCTCCTCCGGTGTTGTAGGGGCCGATCAGCGTGATGACCAGCCCGATCGCGAACAGGCCCGCCATCATGACCCAGGTCCGCAACGGATGCAGTCGCACGCCCGCCAGGCGGGGCGTGGCCTTGCTGAGCGCCGGCGCAGCAGGTCGGGACTCCGGCGCCGGGGATACGGCCGCCTGAGCGACTGCCACGGCTGCGGGCGCCGGCTCGGGAGCGACCGCCGCCGGAGGGGCCGCGGGGGGAGCGGTGGCGGCGGGCTGCGCCTGGGGCTCTGGAGTGGCGGAGGGCGCGGGGAGCGGAGCGCCGCCGCCCCATGCCGACAGTACGGCCTCGTAGGTGGTCCCGTCGGCCTCGGCGCGGGCCTGGGCCGATCGTTCCACCAGGTCCTCGGGCGCTCCCAGCGCGGCCGCCGCGGCAGTCAGCAGGTCACTCATCGTCTCGGGGCTCCACCGGCACCAACATCTCGACCGGACGGGCCGTCCCTGACACGTAGGTCCCCAGGGCCGTCCACACCATCAGGGCGATCCCCACCAGGGCGACCACCGACGCCAGGGCTCCCAGCGTGAACATCACGTCCACCTCGGCAAACGTGTCCGCGAATCCCGCCCCCGCATTGAGGCGCGAACCCGAGGCGCTGGCCCAGTTCCAGGTGATCCCCGACACCAGCCCCGCGACCACGAACGCCCCGGCGGTGATGCCGCCGCCCCAGGTCAGCAGGCGGAGCCCCCGCTCGGCCGGCGCCTCGCTGGCGAGGTCCCTTCCTGTCGTCCGGGGGAAGGCATGGAGTACGAATGCCATCCCGAGGGCGGGTACGGCCACCAGAGCCGTTCCGATAATCAAGCCCTCGTGCCAAGTGGTCAGGCCCACCACCGCGGCGACCGACCGGAAGCCGGACAGGCCGGTGAGGACGGTGACCAGGGTGTAGGCGGTCGCTCCGACCATCAGGTACCGGATCACCACGCTCCGGCGGGCCGTCTCCCAGTCGCCCGACAGCGTCTGGCCGAGGTTGGTCATCACGGCCAGCGCGGCGATCATCAACCCCATGGCCGCGGCGGCCGCCACCGTCTCCGTCCAGCCCGGGGCGGGGCCGCCGAGGAACCTGGTGGGCGTGGCCAGCAGCGCCGTGCCGGCCAGCGTCCAGAATCCGGCCCGGGCGAGGGGTCCGGAGAACAGCGGCCGGCCGCTCTCCTTGACCAGCACGTAGTAGGCGGCTCCCAGGGCGGCGGCCGGGAAGGCCAGCCAGAGCAGCCCGTTGGCCACCAGGCCGGCCTGCAGGAACGGGCCGACACCCTGGAGTCCGGGGATGCTGCCCGTGATGTGCAAGGCCGGGTACCACCAGACCGCCCCCAGGACGTAGAGGGTGGAAACGAAGGCCCCCTCCTCGGTGCGGTGGCGGAGCATCGAGGTCACCAGGAACGGGGGCAGGAGCAGCAGGGCGGCGATCAGCCAGTCGATGATCGGGGGGAATTCGGCGAGTTCGGGTCCCGACGGGCCCCGGAACAGCACCGCCAGCGCACCGAGGGTCACCAGTCCGGCGTAAGCGATGCCGCCGAGCAGGGCCTCCCGCTGGCGGGGCATGCGGGCGCCGACCAGGCGGGGGATCAGGTAATAGGCCACTGCCTGGGTGAGGGTTCCTCCGAATCCGTAGACGAGCATCAGCATGGCGGCGGGCCGGAGGCGCCCGTACGCCAGGAACTGGCTATCGGCGAAGAGGGTGGGGATCGCCAGCTTGATGAGCATCAGCACCAGCAATCCGGCGCCGGCCAGGAGCAGCAGGCAGGCTACGGCCATGAGACCGGACGCCGCCCGCTCCCGGCGATCCGCCCCGAGGTGGTCGAGCGAGCCCCGGTCCGTTGTGGAGTCGTCCTGTGTCAATCCGATACCCTTCGCGACCTCATCGCTGCCTGACCCGCATAGATTAAACGCTGTGTGGAGGGGGTTCGGTCGCCTCTCCGTCCGATGCGCCCCGGCGCCCCGTCGTGACGGCGACAGGCCCGTTCCGCTGTAGCCTGCGGGTTTAGGGAGAGCCCGCCTTTCTGCCACAATGGGGAGGCCTGATCGGCAGAACCCGTTGCCGCGCCATCCGGCGGATCAGAGGTGAGTGGGAGCGGTGTCGGGCCGGCCGCGGGTCGAGACGATACGGAGGCGAACTACCGAGATGGTGCAACGGATGCTCCGGCAGATGAGCGGGACGCAGCGTGCCCTTGCCGGTTGGGGGCTGTTCATAGTGGGTCTCCTCACCCTCGTGCTCGGTATCTGGTTCAACCACTACGCCAACTTCCCTTCCGTAGAGACGGTCACGATCGGCACGGAGAGCGCCGCCGGCCTGGGCGCCGGTGACTCGGTCACCTACAACCGGGAGGCGCGTACGGTGGCCGCCACCCCGGTCATCAACCCCGACCTACCGCAGACCCCGGTGGATCTCGAGGTCCGGGTGGACTACTTCGGGTGGGTGCCCAGGGACTGCTTGATCTCGGGGGGCGACTGGTGCCTGCCCTGGTTCGCCCTGGGCCACCTGGTGGCGTTCGGCGGGAGCCAGCTGATGCTGCTCGGTGTCGCCGTCGCCGTGCTCCTCGGACGCAGGATGACCTGGTCCCTGGCCGCGCTGGCGGCCTTCCTCGCCATGATGGAGTTGGTCATCCTGCTGGGTACGGTGGCCTCCGAGTGGCTCAACCTGGCCCAGGGACCGCTCAACTGGACCGAGCAGAACGACGCCTTCACCATCTGGGCGCCCCTCGTGCTAGGCAACAACGTCGGCATCAGCTGGGGCGCCATCAAGGACTTCATCTCCATCAACTACAACATGGGGGCGCTGACCTTTATCATCCTGTTCGCCCGCTGGATACAGAGTTTCGGCGGGCCGATGCCGCAACCACGCACCGATGCGGTCTCACCCTACGGACGTCCGCTGGTCAAGGGAGCCGAGTAGATGGCGAAGTCTGAGGTCTGGTTCGAGACCCCGCCCTTCCGTGACGACTACCAGTTGGTCATGGTCGATACCGATTACGTCCAGTCGCAGGTGCGCCCCAAGCAGTTCCTCCATATAAACCAATCCGAGTGCATCCTCTGCGAGGGATGCGTGGACATCTGCCCGTGGAAGTGCATCCACTACCTATCCCTGGATGCCATCGACGAGGCCTACGACGTGGATCACCCGTCCGACAGCGCCGACAACCTGGGCTTCTTCGTGGTGGACGAGTACGAGTGCACCCGTTGCGCGCTCTGCATCGATCGCTGCCCCACCAATGTCATTTCCCTCGGTAAGTTCGAGGGTTCGGTGTCGGACACGGCCATGAACGCCGGTCTGGTGGAGCGCGCCCCATGGGATCTGGATACCGGTGCCCGCGACTTCAAGAACGGGTACACCTACGGAATGCGTTGGTAGAGCGGAGGAAAGCGGATGCTCAACGGCGGTTTGAAGGTCAGGGAGCGGGTCGGCGAGGCGGCCGACGCCTTCCGGGCGAGCCCCTTCTGGGAGTCGATGTTCCGTCCCGGATCGCCCTTCAAGCGGGGCTACAGCGACAGCCCCCGCAACCGGTCCTACGTGATCATGAACAACGTCCTCTACCACCTGCATCCCGTCAAGGTGAAGCGCCATGCGGTGCGGCTCTCCTACACCTTGTGCCTGGGCGGGATGAGCTTCTTCCTCTTCATCCTGCTGACCATCACCGGCATATTCCTGATGTTCTACTACCGGCCCACCGCCCCGGCCGCCTACATCGATGTCGAGGCTCTCTCCACCTCGGTCGCCTTCGGCTCGCTGGTGCGGAACCTGCACCGTTGGGGCGCGCACCTCATGGTGCTGACCGTGTTCCTCCACATGTCCCGGGTCTTCTATCACGGCGCCTACAAGCCGCCCCGGGAGTTCAACTGGGTGGTGGGCGTGGTCCTCCTGCTCCTCACCCTGCTGCTCTCCTTCACCGGATACCTGCTGCCGTGGGATCAGCTGGCGCTGTGGGCGGTGACGGTGGGAACCAACATGGCGGGCTTCACGCCCATGTTCGGCAACCAAGTGAAGTTCGCCCTGCTGGGGGGTATCGAGGTAACCGGCAACACGCTGCTGCGCTTCTACGTGCTGCACGTCCTCTTCCTACCGTTCGTGATAGTCATCTTCATGGCCGTGCACTTCTGGAGGGTGCGCAAGGACGGCGGCATCTCGGGACCGCTGTAGGGGTGGCTCGATGACCATTGCTGTGTCCCGTCACGCGCCCACCAGGGACCTCAAGGCCGGATGCCGGCCCACGGCGGTCTTCTCGACCGCCGTCCCGGACATGAGTGCCGCCGCCGGCCTGCCCGGGAAGGACGGCTGAGGCGCCCATGGCCCAGATACCAGACCATCTACTCCGACGCTCGGCCGAGGCGAAGGCCAAGGCGCTGGGTGTCCCGGTCGAGCAGGTCCTGGCCGAGATGCGGGGTGAGGCCCCGCCCCCTTCCGCCTCCCCTCCGGCCGCTGCCGCTCCTGAGCCCGCACCCGCTCCTGAGCCCGCACCGGCTCCTGAGCCCGCTCCCGCGGCGGCGGCCCCACCGGCCCCTCCGGCACCGCCCCGGCCCGAGCCTGACCCACCGGAGCAAGAAGTAGCGGTGGGGGTGGCGACGGAGACCCCGGAGGTGGTCCCGCCCGCCGCCCCGCCCGCCGCTCCGCCACCGGTCTCGGACAACGGCGGGGGAGCGACCCAGGTCACGCTCCGTCCGGTGGCGCCGCCCGAAGAGGTCCCTGAAGGGGTCCGGCCCCAGCGCCTTCTCACCGTCGTAAAGGCCAAGGCCATCCAGCAGGTGAAGGCGACGCCGACCGACAAGGTCAACACCTGGCCCCACCTGATGATTGCCGAGTTCTCAGCCCTGATGGTGGTAACGGCGGTGCTGATCGTCCTGTCGGTGATCCTCCAGGCGCCGCTGCTGGAGCTGGCCAACTTCAACGCCACGCCCAACCCGTCCAAGGCGCCCTGGTACTTCCTGGGCTTGCAGGAGCTCCTGTCCTATTACGACCCCCAGGTCGCCGGTGTGATCATCCCGACCATCACCGGGCTGCTGGGTTTCATGGCGATTCCCTACGTGGACCGCAATCCCTCCACCAAGCCTTCCGACCGCAAGTTCGCCATCATGCTGTTCACCCTGTTCCTGACCGGCTCGGCCACCCTGACCTTGCTGGGAACCCTGTTCAGGGGGCCCGGATTCAACTTCACCTACCCATGGGCGGACGGGATCTGGTTCGACGATCTCAAGGACTGGGTGCACTTCGAATGACAACAGTCCAGCTGCTGATCGTCGCCCTCTCCGCCATCGTGCTGGTGGGGGTGCTGGGCGCATTCGTCATCGCCTACCGCCGCAGCGAGTCCCCGGGCCGGGCCGCCCGGTCGTGGAGATCAGGTCTGTCGCGCGAGACCCGCAAGGCGGACCGGTCGGCCCTGGCCACCCCGGTGGTGGTACGGCCCGCCGAGGTCGCCGCCGACCACGAGGTGGAGGTAACCGAGACGGCGGTGACCACCGCGGAGGAGGAGTCCGAGGAGCCCGTCGCGGCCATGCAGGCGGTCGAGGTGATGCGGGTGGAGGAGCTCTCCCCCCAGGAGGCCGGCGTCAACCGTCGCCAGTTCTTCACCAGGGCTCTCGGGGCCACCTTCGGCGCCTTCGTGGGCCTGAACGGGATCTCCTACCTGGCCTTCCTCTGGCCCCGCCTGTCGGGCGGCTTCGGGTCTGACATCGACGTGGGAGCCATTGCCGACCTCCAGACGGAGGTGGTTCTGAACGACGGCTCCATCCTGCCCAAGTTCGTGCCCGAGGCCCGTGCCTACATCGTGCCTTTCGCCGAGTCGGACATCTCCCGTTCCCAGTTCGAGGGCTCGGGGGTGGTGGCAGGTGGATTGACCGCCCTCTTCCAGCGCTGCGTGCACCTCGGCTGCCGCGTGCCGTGGTGTGACGCCTCCCAGGGTTTCGAATGCCCCTGCCACGGCTCCAAGTACAACTACGTGGGGGAGTACGAGGCCGGTCCCGCCCCCCGCAACCTGGACCGGTTCGCGGTCGAGGACCAGAACGGCCGTCTCATCGTGAAGACCGGCACCATCATCCAGTCGGCCCGGGCAATAGCCAAGACCGTGCAGTACCCCCAGGGCCCTTCCTGCATCGCCCTGAACTCCCCCACAGCGGTATAGCCGGTGTCAACCCTCGTCGTCACGGTAGTTGCGCTGGGAGCGATCGCCTGGTTCGCCTACCTGGTGGGGTCGGGATCGCGCCGCGACCGCCAGGATCCGGTGCCTGCCAACCTGTCCGTCTCCCAGACCGACGACGAGATGGAGACCAGGCGGCTCGATCGAGCCCTGGTCGGGGCAGTTGTCACCGCCGGGTTTCTCACCCTCGCCATGCCCATCTACTACCTCACCGAGCTGGACCGCCAGGAGGGCTTCGTGGACGAGTTCTACCAGGGCTCCCTGGTCCGGGGCCACGAGGTGTGGCTGGAGTTCGGCTGCGGCGACTGCCACGGCGCCAACCTGGCGGGCGGGGTGGCCTCCTTCCTGGAGGAGCGTTCCCAGGTCAACGTGGCCGGCTGGGCGTCGCCTGCGCTGGACGACCTGTTCTACCGCTATAACCGGGACGAGGCCCGGTTCTGGATCACATACGGCCGGGCCAACACGCCGATGCCGCCCTGGGGTCTCGACGGCGGGGGCCCTCTCAACAGCCAGCAGATCGACGATCTCCTCAACTACATCGAGTCGCATCAGGTGAGCCAGACCGAGGCTCTGCTCAAGGTGGGAGGTCTGGTGGCGGGCGCCTCGAGCAGGCGGGATGGCGCAGCCGACGTGGTGGGTGGCCAGATCGCGGAGCAGGAGCAATTGATCGAGACGATCCGCACCTCCGGGACCTCCTCGGCCGCCCTCGGCGACATAGCGGGGCGCGCCCGGTACCTGCTGGACGGCGCGGCCGAGGGTATCGACACGGACGGGGACGGCCTGTCCGACGTCACCGAGACCGGCCTGACCGCCATCTTTGCCGAGGCGCACGCAGCCGGATACCTGGCCACGGCGGTCACGCTCGACCCCCGCAACGCCGAGACCCTGATCGGGATCGGTGACGCCACCTCGGCTGCCACATCGGTGGGCGACCTCGAATCGGGAGCGACATCCCTGACCATCACCTTCCAGAACCAGGAAGTCCTGGGAGAGCAAGCGCAGTTCGGCCTCGGCTTCCTCCAGAACGCGGCCCGACAGGCCCGCTGGGAGGTGGATGTCCAGGCGGTGGCCGATGCCTCCTTGGGCGGGGACGCCGTCGCGGCGGATCGGGCGGTGAACCTCTACAACGCCTACTGCGCCCGTTGCCACACGGCCGGCTATTCGGCCGGTCCCGCCTTCCAGCAGCTCCAGGCTTCCGGAGCGCTGGGACCGTCTCTGAGGGGTGGTCGCGCGCTAACCCAGTTTTTGACCGGCGAGGACATGTACGAGTTCATCGCCGCGGGGTCGACTTCCGGTGAGGGCTACGGGGTCAACGGTGTGGGCTCGGGCCGGATGCCCGGCTTCGGCATGGTCCTGTCCGCCGAGGACCTTGATCTCATCGTCCGGTACCTGAGGGGGGCGACCCTGGACGGATCCGAGTACCTGGCCGAGGGGGGCTGACGATGCGCGAGCTGTTCCGAGCCCTGCTCTCGCAGAACCTGCTGTTCACCGGGATCGTGCTGACCATCGCGGCCGTGCTCGTGTTTTTCGGGAGCGTCTACCTCCTGCAGTACACGAACCTGGGCAAGCGTCTCGCCATCCTGGTTTCGGGCGCCGGCATCTTCGGCTGGACGACGATCAACTCGATCCTGTTCGTCCTCTATGCCCCCCGAGGGCCCCGCCCGGTCGATTTCGAAGGGCTGAACGCCTTCGAGATCCGGATCATCCCCGGAGCGTTCGCAGCCGCCTCGGCCATCCTCTTCGCCATGTTCGTGGTGGCTCTCCACCGCTATGAACGCGATCAAGAACGCGAATAGTTTCTAGTTTCTAGTCTCTAGTCTCGGATATAGATTACTAGTAAGTATGATATTCACTTCTACACAACTAGCAACTAGTTAATGTAGTAGCCCAGGATCTGGAGTTCGGTGGCAACATCCACCTGTCTCAGATGGATGTCGTCGGGTACCTGGAGGACGGTGGGGGCGAAGTTCAGGATGGAGCGCACCCCGGCCTCGACCAGCATGGTCGCCACCTGCTGAGCGGCCCCCGCCGGGGTGGCGATGATCCCGACCGAGATGTGCGTGGCCCGCGCATCGCCGGGTAGCCGGGAGATGTGGCGGACCTCCACCCCGCCCAGGCGGGTCCCGATCTTGGAGGGGGCGGCGTCGTAGAGGCCGACTATGCGAAAACCTCGGTTGCCGAAGCCGGTGTAGTTGGCCAGCGCCGAACCCAGATTGCCGATGCCCACCACGGCCACCGGCCGGTCGGCCGTCAGGCCGAGGGCGTGGCGGATCTGGTCGTTGAGTTCCTTGACCCGGTACCCGACGCCGCGGATCCCGAAGGTTCCGAGGTAGGAGATGTCCCGCCGGACCCCGGCGGCGGTCAGATTGCTGAGGCGGGCCAGCTCGCGTGAGGAGATGGTCGCCTGTGACGGGGGTAGCCGCTCTATGCATCGCAGGTAACGCGGCAGGCGCTCGACCGTGGCCGACGGTAGGTCCGACTTCATCGGCGAGAGGTTAACGGCGTCAGGGAGGGCCAAATCCGCCCCGGCTTCTTGCCGCGGGCAAGCAGCTGCGGCTCGAGGCGATGCCGGCATACCACCCGGAGAGGACTATCGTCAGCGTGTGTCGACCCGGTACCCATCGGTGACGAAGCCATCCGGAGTTGCGGGGAAGCGCTCCGGGGCCTACCTGGTCACCGCCGTGATCGTCCTTTCCCTGCTCGTTCCCGCACCACTTGCAGCATCCGCGGAGCCCGAGGGGAGCCTGCCGCGGACCGCCCAGACCGATGGCGGAGACGGAGCCCAGGCCCTCCCGGCAGGCCGGGTGACGTGCCAAGAGGCGCCGGCAGT contains:
- a CDS encoding SAM-dependent chlorinase/fluorinase; the encoded protein is MAPSFPLPITFLSDFGREDEFVGVVHGVIATLAPRCRVIDLNHRIPPGDIRAGALTLLRAIQYMPAGVVLAVVDPGVGSDRRALVLETGWGYLVGPDNGILSPAAAFLGGVTEAYAIENPDVMLPSRGRTFEGRDRFAPAAAVLAAGEARPHEMGPQLDPRVLTPLLLPLSEVTDEGRVEGRAWWVDTYGNVQTNITPEDLEEAGIGPGERVVVRVGMMNYRVPWVGTFADVGEGRPLLHIDSAGLMALAVRGGRADDHFTLAVDSSVVIASC
- a CDS encoding c-type cytochrome encodes the protein MSELLAAAAARLGSPEHLVERSAIARAEADGLTLEEVLTAWAGGTAPPAGAGAPAAPEPARDAPAPVAASAPPTAPEAPEPAGAPPPPAPEMAATAVGSPPAPEQVTLAEAHRFEAVITGATAGLTERVATSLPRWLTALFFAVPLIGLTYLIAFAGGPNCGPGGQLSVDRLTGLVENCDGSVYEAGGAAGGVDVRALVGEGSVLFAAPSSCSSCHGASGEGGSGPALAGTLLDTFSMCTDHIEWVSLGTDGFLSAGRNTYGDAGTAVGSGGVMPSFSDTLTPEEIATVVFYERVVLGGQPVEEAVFDCGFAEPVEE
- a CDS encoding cbb3-type cytochrome c oxidase subunit II yields the protein MSDLLTAAAAALGAPEDLVERSAQARAEADGTTYEAVLSAWGGGAPLPAPSATPEPQAQPAATAPPAAPPAAVAPEPAPAAVAVAQAAVSPAPESRPAAPALSKATPRLAGVRLHPLRTWVMMAGLFAIGLVITLIGPYNTGGDFRHVVPDAPLSALGHEGRAVYSNQGCGYCHTQLVRPVLADVGLGPVTESWANSLETDTFGVQRIGPDLAHVGSRPPYGGDAGPVTADELMILLSTPDSVFASGNHPSYAHLSEQDLTALATYLSELK
- a CDS encoding cbb3-type cytochrome c oxidase subunit I, whose protein sequence is MTQDDSTTDRGSLDHLGADRRERAASGLMAVACLLLLAGAGLLVLMLIKLAIPTLFADSQFLAYGRLRPAAMLMLVYGFGGTLTQAVAYYLIPRLVGARMPRQREALLGGIAYAGLVTLGALAVLFRGPSGPELAEFPPIIDWLIAALLLLPPFLVTSMLRHRTEEGAFVSTLYVLGAVWWYPALHITGSIPGLQGVGPFLQAGLVANGLLWLAFPAAALGAAYYVLVKESGRPLFSGPLARAGFWTLAGTALLATPTRFLGGPAPGWTETVAAAAAMGLMIAALAVMTNLGQTLSGDWETARRSVVIRYLMVGATAYTLVTVLTGLSGFRSVAAVVGLTTWHEGLIIGTALVAVPALGMAFVLHAFPRTTGRDLASEAPAERGLRLLTWGGGITAGAFVVAGLVSGITWNWASASGSRLNAGAGFADTFAEVDVMFTLGALASVVALVGIALMVWTALGTYVSGTARPVEMLVPVEPRDDE
- a CDS encoding 4Fe-4S binding protein, which translates into the protein MAKSEVWFETPPFRDDYQLVMVDTDYVQSQVRPKQFLHINQSECILCEGCVDICPWKCIHYLSLDAIDEAYDVDHPSDSADNLGFFVVDEYECTRCALCIDRCPTNVISLGKFEGSVSDTAMNAGLVERAPWDLDTGARDFKNGYTYGMRW
- the extP gene encoding selenite/tellurite reduction operon b-type cytochrome ExtP, translating into MLNGGLKVRERVGEAADAFRASPFWESMFRPGSPFKRGYSDSPRNRSYVIMNNVLYHLHPVKVKRHAVRLSYTLCLGGMSFFLFILLTITGIFLMFYYRPTAPAAYIDVEALSTSVAFGSLVRNLHRWGAHLMVLTVFLHMSRVFYHGAYKPPREFNWVVGVVLLLLTLLLSFTGYLLPWDQLALWAVTVGTNMAGFTPMFGNQVKFALLGGIEVTGNTLLRFYVLHVLFLPFVIVIFMAVHFWRVRKDGGISGPL
- a CDS encoding Rieske 2Fe-2S domain-containing protein; protein product: MTTVQLLIVALSAIVLVGVLGAFVIAYRRSESPGRAARSWRSGLSRETRKADRSALATPVVVRPAEVAADHEVEVTETAVTTAEEESEEPVAAMQAVEVMRVEELSPQEAGVNRRQFFTRALGATFGAFVGLNGISYLAFLWPRLSGGFGSDIDVGAIADLQTEVVLNDGSILPKFVPEARAYIVPFAESDISRSQFEGSGVVAGGLTALFQRCVHLGCRVPWCDASQGFECPCHGSKYNYVGEYEAGPAPRNLDRFAVEDQNGRLIVKTGTIIQSARAIAKTVQYPQGPSCIALNSPTAV
- a CDS encoding c-type cytochrome — its product is MSTLVVTVVALGAIAWFAYLVGSGSRRDRQDPVPANLSVSQTDDEMETRRLDRALVGAVVTAGFLTLAMPIYYLTELDRQEGFVDEFYQGSLVRGHEVWLEFGCGDCHGANLAGGVASFLEERSQVNVAGWASPALDDLFYRYNRDEARFWITYGRANTPMPPWGLDGGGPLNSQQIDDLLNYIESHQVSQTEALLKVGGLVAGASSRRDGAADVVGGQIAEQEQLIETIRTSGTSSAALGDIAGRARYLLDGAAEGIDTDGDGLSDVTETGLTAIFAEAHAAGYLATAVTLDPRNAETLIGIGDATSAATSVGDLESGATSLTITFQNQEVLGEQAQFGLGFLQNAARQARWEVDVQAVADASLGGDAVAADRAVNLYNAYCARCHTAGYSAGPAFQQLQASGALGPSLRGGRALTQFLTGEDMYEFIAAGSTSGEGYGVNGVGSGRMPGFGMVLSAEDLDLIVRYLRGATLDGSEYLAEGG
- a CDS encoding sugar transferase, which produces MRELFRALLSQNLLFTGIVLTIAAVLVFFGSVYLLQYTNLGKRLAILVSGAGIFGWTTINSILFVLYAPRGPRPVDFEGLNAFEIRIIPGAFAAASAILFAMFVVALHRYERDQERE
- a CDS encoding redox-sensing transcriptional repressor Rex — its product is MKSDLPSATVERLPRYLRCIERLPPSQATISSRELARLSNLTAAGVRRDISYLGTFGIRGVGYRVKELNDQIRHALGLTADRPVAVVGIGNLGSALANYTGFGNRGFRIVGLYDAAPSKIGTRLGGVEVRHISRLPGDARATHISVGIIATPAGAAQQVATMLVEAGVRSILNFAPTVLQVPDDIHLRQVDVATELQILGYYIN